One window from the genome of Rhodocyclaceae bacterium encodes:
- a CDS encoding tripartite tricarboxylate transporter substrate binding protein: MSRSLTFSRVGLALVAGTAVTAMPAFVGHATAADAPVAYPSRPVRMVSPFAPGGNTDMVGRTIAPRLAERLGQNVLVDNRPGAGGMIGTAAVAKSLPDGHTLLFASGAFTSVAATASKLPYDPVKDFAWVTVVITYPFVVVVRNDSPVRNAAGLIDLARRNPGKLNYGSVGIGSVFHLATELFNSMASTDMLHVPYKGSAEPMTELMAGRLDVIFGTLTGAFSQIQANRVRALAVTSLERSPQLPDTPTMAETLPGYEVTSFAGIAAPRATPRPIVERLNRELHAVLKQPDIGKLFAELGGSLKLTTPAEADSHVRGEIDKWRRIVATRKIEVQ, translated from the coding sequence GTGTCCCGTTCGCTCACCTTCAGCCGTGTCGGCCTGGCACTCGTCGCAGGCACCGCAGTGACGGCCATGCCCGCCTTCGTCGGCCACGCTACGGCAGCCGACGCACCCGTCGCCTATCCCTCTCGCCCGGTGCGCATGGTGTCGCCGTTCGCGCCGGGCGGCAACACGGACATGGTCGGCCGCACGATCGCACCACGGCTGGCGGAGCGCCTCGGCCAGAACGTGCTGGTCGACAACCGGCCCGGTGCCGGCGGCATGATCGGCACCGCTGCGGTGGCGAAGTCGCTGCCCGACGGACACACGCTGCTGTTCGCCAGCGGCGCGTTCACCTCGGTCGCGGCCACCGCGTCGAAGCTGCCCTACGACCCGGTGAAGGACTTCGCCTGGGTGACGGTCGTGATCACCTATCCGTTCGTGGTGGTCGTGCGCAACGACTCGCCGGTGCGCAATGCCGCCGGGCTGATCGACCTCGCGCGGCGCAATCCCGGCAAGCTGAATTACGGCTCGGTCGGCATCGGCTCGGTGTTCCACCTCGCCACCGAGCTTTTCAACTCGATGGCCAGCACCGACATGCTGCATGTGCCCTACAAGGGCAGTGCCGAACCGATGACCGAGCTGATGGCCGGGCGCCTGGACGTGATCTTCGGCACGCTGACCGGTGCCTTCTCGCAGATCCAGGCCAACCGCGTGCGGGCGCTGGCGGTCACCTCGCTGGAACGTTCGCCACAGTTGCCCGATACGCCGACGATGGCCGAGACGCTGCCCGGCTATGAAGTCACGTCGTTCGCCGGCATCGCCGCGCCGCGTGCGACGCCGCGGCCGATCGTCGAGCGCCTGAACCGTGAACTGCATGCGGTGCTCAAGCAGCCGGACATCGGCAAGCTGTTCGCCGAACTCGGCGGCTCGCTCAAGCTCACCACGCCGGCCGAGGCCGACAGCCATGTACGCGGCGAGATCGACAAATGGCGGCGCATCGTGGCGACACGCAAGATCGAGGTGCAGTGA
- a CDS encoding dihydrodipicolinate synthase family protein, translating to MDYSRSEAKRAAREHFRGVWAAITTPFTADNRIDEPGLRHNMRWLIEHLKIDGVFCTGTMGEFWALTKEERMRVVEIVCEEARGRCLTIPHTGHHSADETVELTNQAERAGADFAIVMNPYYPPASEEALYQWYAHVSARTNIGIWMFDTPFSEVALSPEVTARIASLENLCGLKCSRPLDHYAKVQALVGDSIVLSHPSETELLHLITHNGMKVHMSSAAPFLIQVPGYTPMRDYTELALAGDLAGAKKIRDGIEPLRAVHERWIREPWLKHHLMPIAQIKAWCDMIGMVGGAVRPPLLPLPAADFDAMRADLERVGFMARLGTQAKRATA from the coding sequence ATGGACTACAGTCGCAGCGAGGCCAAGAGAGCGGCGCGCGAACATTTCCGCGGCGTATGGGCGGCGATCACCACGCCGTTCACGGCGGACAACCGGATCGACGAGCCGGGCCTGCGCCACAACATGCGCTGGCTGATCGAGCACCTGAAGATCGACGGCGTGTTCTGCACCGGCACGATGGGCGAGTTCTGGGCGCTCACCAAGGAAGAGCGGATGCGCGTGGTCGAGATCGTCTGCGAAGAGGCGCGCGGACGCTGCCTGACCATCCCGCACACCGGCCACCACAGTGCCGACGAGACGGTCGAACTGACCAACCAGGCCGAGCGCGCCGGGGCCGACTTCGCGATCGTGATGAACCCGTACTACCCGCCGGCGAGCGAAGAGGCGCTGTACCAGTGGTATGCGCACGTGAGCGCGCGCACGAACATCGGCATCTGGATGTTCGACACGCCGTTCTCCGAGGTCGCCCTGTCGCCCGAGGTGACTGCGCGCATCGCCAGCCTCGAGAACCTCTGCGGGCTGAAGTGCTCGCGGCCGCTCGACCACTATGCGAAGGTGCAGGCACTGGTCGGCGATTCCATCGTGCTGAGCCACCCGTCCGAGACCGAGCTGCTGCACCTGATCACGCACAACGGCATGAAGGTCCACATGTCGTCAGCAGCCCCGTTCCTGATACAGGTGCCGGGCTACACGCCGATGCGCGACTACACCGAGCTCGCGCTGGCCGGCGACCTCGCGGGCGCAAAGAAGATTCGCGACGGTATCGAGCCGCTGCGCGCAGTCCACGAGCGCTGGATCCGCGAGCCGTGGCTCAAGCACCACCTCATGCCGATCGCGCAGATCAAGGCGTGGTGCGACATGATCGGCATGGTGGGTGGCGCGGTACGACCGCCGCTGCTGCCGCTGCCGGCGGCCGATTTCGATGCGATGCGCGCGGACCTGGAGCGCGTGGGCTTCATGGCACGGCTGGGAACGCAGGCGAAGCGCGCTACCGCCTGA
- a CDS encoding MFS transporter → MTTDCAAMPRTPPSLAYLVFTLTFSHAMSVSSMMVLPAIAPVVAAEYGIDPSLVGYHISVVSIGLIASLVLFSGLSRRLGSARAAQIGQCLVAAGMLCAILPSAAFLLPGSLVIGIGFGLLAPPASALMMRFSPPARRNLVFSIQQTSVPLGGVIAALVAPLVAVSVGWRWAFMYAIVTLVMAMVLLQIGRPSWDDDRDPSQRALARNPFDGFRSNWRDRKLRLLSFAGMSFCWAQFCVATFAVVACVAMLGMSIVKAGLVLVAVQVASTVGRMAAGWIADRIGSAGRVLTWMSWTMLALSIGFFWLSPAWPLWFVYAMFAALGLASGAWAGILMAEVGQQAPPGRVAAVVGGTLLYVNIGKFTGPAVFSATYALTHSYNIAFALLAVPALIAIGCLRAQQRSG, encoded by the coding sequence GTGACCACCGACTGTGCGGCGATGCCGCGTACGCCGCCCTCGCTCGCCTACCTGGTGTTCACGCTCACCTTCAGCCATGCGATGTCGGTGTCCTCGATGATGGTGCTGCCGGCGATCGCCCCGGTGGTCGCCGCCGAGTACGGCATCGATCCGTCCCTGGTCGGCTACCACATCAGCGTGGTCAGCATCGGGCTGATCGCCTCGCTGGTACTGTTCTCCGGCCTGAGCCGGCGGCTGGGCAGCGCACGTGCCGCGCAGATCGGCCAGTGCCTGGTGGCGGCCGGCATGCTGTGCGCGATCCTGCCCTCGGCCGCGTTCCTGCTGCCAGGGTCTCTGGTGATCGGCATCGGCTTCGGCCTGCTGGCACCACCTGCTTCCGCGCTGATGATGCGCTTCTCGCCGCCGGCCCGGCGCAACCTGGTCTTCTCGATCCAGCAGACCAGCGTGCCGCTCGGTGGCGTGATCGCCGCGCTGGTGGCGCCGCTGGTCGCCGTGAGCGTGGGCTGGCGCTGGGCGTTCATGTACGCGATCGTGACGCTCGTCATGGCGATGGTGCTGCTGCAGATCGGCCGCCCGTCATGGGACGACGACCGCGACCCGTCCCAGCGTGCGCTCGCGCGCAACCCGTTCGACGGCTTTCGCTCGAACTGGCGCGACCGCAAGCTGCGGCTCCTGTCGTTCGCCGGCATGTCGTTCTGCTGGGCGCAGTTCTGCGTTGCCACTTTCGCGGTGGTCGCCTGCGTCGCGATGCTTGGCATGAGCATCGTGAAGGCGGGGCTGGTGCTGGTCGCGGTGCAGGTGGCGAGCACCGTGGGCCGTATGGCCGCTGGCTGGATTGCGGACCGCATCGGCAGCGCCGGGCGCGTACTGACCTGGATGTCGTGGACGATGCTCGCGCTCAGCATCGGTTTCTTCTGGCTCTCGCCCGCGTGGCCGCTCTGGTTCGTGTACGCGATGTTCGCCGCGCTCGGCCTTGCCTCCGGTGCCTGGGCCGGCATCCTGATGGCCGAAGTAGGGCAGCAGGCACCACCCGGCCGGGTCGCCGCAGTGGTCGGCGGCACGCTGCTCTACGTGAACATCGGCAAGTTCACCGGGCCGGCGGTGTTCTCCGCGACCTATGCGCTGACGCACAGCTACAACATCGCCTTCGCGCTACTGGCTGTCCCGGCGCTGATCGCGATCGGTTGCCTGCGCGCGCAGCAGCGGTCAGGCTGA
- a CDS encoding nitroreductase family protein, producing the protein MPTILQALVDRRSERHFTNRTLEPEVVASLIEAFRWAPSSNNKQPWRLLIAQDAASIAAYDDALSEGNRAWAAAAALKMVVVGNPDEQPDRNGQQSFLLDCGLALENLLIQGCALGLTTHAMIGWDFDKVTRAFAIPAPMRPVALVVAGYRGRIEDLPEEVAAKDRKPRTRKPAEEIVVWNRFG; encoded by the coding sequence ATGCCAACGATCCTGCAAGCCCTCGTCGACCGCCGCAGCGAGCGGCACTTCACGAACCGGACGCTGGAGCCGGAGGTCGTCGCGTCGCTGATCGAAGCGTTCCGCTGGGCACCGTCGTCGAACAACAAGCAACCGTGGCGGCTGCTGATCGCGCAGGATGCCGCGTCGATCGCGGCCTATGACGATGCGCTGAGCGAAGGTAACCGCGCCTGGGCTGCCGCCGCCGCGCTGAAGATGGTGGTGGTGGGCAACCCGGACGAGCAGCCCGACCGCAACGGCCAGCAGTCGTTCCTGCTCGACTGCGGCCTCGCGCTGGAGAACCTGCTGATCCAGGGCTGCGCACTCGGGCTCACCACGCACGCGATGATCGGCTGGGATTTCGACAAGGTCACCAGGGCGTTCGCGATCCCGGCACCGATGCGTCCGGTCGCGCTGGTGGTGGCCGGCTATCGCGGCCGCATCGAAGACCTGCCGGAAGAAGTTGCAGCCAAGGATCGCAAGCCGCGCACGCGCAAGCCGGCCGAAGAGATCGTTGTCTGGAACCGGTTCGGCTGA
- a CDS encoding polysaccharide deacetylase yields the protein MKKGLVPTHTRYDYVPLNERTDYNWPGGKRLAFCITTNVEVFAFGKGRGHDNAKHGEPQTQRNYSWRDYGNRIGIWRFFDMFDQFKLPAAHNANSLLCDYYPQIIDAIRKRGDEIVGHGRTNAENLKDFLWEEDEARVIKEVADTFAAAGVPATGWMGAGAYENATTPDLLKEAGYRYLMDWPCDDQPFWLRTRSGPILSVPYPVELNDSPAVVHRQHSAHEFCDMLVDQFDEMVDQSEHAPLVCNLSIHPYVFGQPFRLRVLRNALAHCVNHPLKDRVWFCKPGDVSDYCYTLAPGILPGS from the coding sequence ATGAAAAAAGGACTGGTGCCGACGCACACCCGCTACGACTATGTGCCGCTGAACGAGCGCACGGACTACAACTGGCCCGGCGGCAAGCGCCTGGCCTTCTGCATCACCACCAACGTCGAGGTGTTCGCGTTCGGCAAGGGCCGCGGCCACGACAACGCGAAGCATGGCGAGCCGCAGACCCAGCGCAACTACTCCTGGCGCGACTACGGCAACCGGATCGGCATCTGGCGCTTCTTCGACATGTTCGACCAGTTCAAGCTGCCAGCCGCGCACAACGCCAACAGCCTGCTCTGCGACTACTACCCGCAGATCATCGATGCGATCCGCAAGCGCGGCGACGAGATCGTCGGCCACGGCCGCACCAATGCCGAGAACCTGAAGGACTTCCTCTGGGAAGAGGACGAGGCGCGGGTGATCAAGGAGGTCGCCGACACGTTTGCCGCCGCCGGCGTGCCGGCCACCGGCTGGATGGGCGCCGGGGCCTACGAGAACGCCACCACGCCCGACCTGCTGAAGGAGGCCGGCTACCGCTACCTGATGGACTGGCCGTGCGACGACCAGCCTTTCTGGCTGCGCACCCGGTCCGGGCCGATCCTGTCGGTACCTTATCCGGTCGAACTCAACGACTCGCCGGCGGTCGTGCATCGCCAGCACAGCGCACACGAGTTCTGCGACATGCTGGTCGACCAGTTCGACGAGATGGTCGATCAGAGCGAGCACGCGCCGCTGGTGTGCAACCTGTCGATCCATCCCTACGTGTTCGGCCAGCCGTTCCGGCTGCGTGTGCTGCGCAACGCGCTCGCGCACTGCGTCAACCATCCGCTGAAGGATCGCGTCTGGTTCTGCAAGCCGGGCGATGTGTCGGACTACTGCTACACGCTGGCGCCGGGCATCCTGCCGGGCAGCTGA